The following DNA comes from Erigeron canadensis isolate Cc75 chromosome 3, C_canadensis_v1, whole genome shotgun sequence.
TTACACAATCTGGTTCCGATCAACGCAATCGCTTCCGAAGATGCCGTTGCTGCTGCTTCGATTAACGGCTCTTCACTATCACCTGAATACAGTGATGATGGTAGCTACCTcaattttatagtttattttgttttagctTTATCTTAATTGTTGACTTACTTAGATGATTtgaattgaataaaaaagagtAGTTGTTACTGCAAAAAAATTGTGAAATTAATGTACTTGTTAATTCACATGTGATTATATGCGTTTAGTGAATGAGTTGAGTAACAACACCACATAGTTACCTCTAAATTTCACATATTTcggatttatttaattttcgtGTTTTAGGTTTTTTTAGTCTCATTTgaaatttatcatatttatatatgtagatgCACTATGTGAATAATTGTGTGAGTTCTTTCACAAATGATCAAGTATATACAAACGTGAAAAGTACCGGAGGTTCAATTGACGAAATCAATTAAAAGCTGTTAACTATAGAGTTACCTTTGATTTCACATGTAATTTATCGAATATCATGTGTTTTAATACGtgttcaactttttgtttttttccaatTTGAAATTCGATCACTTGCTTTTTCATATGTGAATTAACATGTAGTTTTGTAGTTCCTGAATTCTCATTTGAACCTCTTgctttgtgtgtgtgtggtgtGGTGGGTCGTTGGTTAATACGGAATGTAATGTAAGTCTGCTCAAATTTCCTTGATTTTGCAAGCTGAATGAGTTGGTGTAAAGGAAAATAAGTCAAATGTCTTCCTATGATACTTTTTCTAACTTACAGTGAGATGTCGACTAAAagctaaattttttttagatttctTGATATATTTAAAGGTCAAGAACAGCTTGTTAGACTTACTGCCAGTTTGTTATCAAGCTTTTACACCCTGTGTTGGCAGTTGGTTGTAGTATACAGACCAAATTAGATGCCGGTGTTACATGATTGCTGTGTTCATTAATGATTCCTTTTTAACACATGTTGGTTAAGCACTCAAGAGTTATCTTCACAATGAAATATGTTCAGTTTGTAATGAAATAACCGTTTGTTGTTTCCTGACATTTTGAATGTGGTGCAATCAGAATTGAACACTGGATACCGTCTTCCGCCATCCGAGATTAGAGATATTGTTGATGCACCACCAACTCCAGCTTTATCATTTTCTCCACAGAAGGATAAAATATTGTTCCTAAAGCGAAGATCTTTACCTCCCTTGTCAGAATTGGCAAAACCAGAGGACAAGCTTGCTGGCATCCGAATTGATGGGAAATCAAATGCTCGCAGTAGGATGTGAGTGATGAAAAAGTTCATATTGGTTTCTgtaatacatgtttttttttttttcttagaaattGATATACAGTCAAATAATTAGAATTGTTTTCTTTGGTGTCGTTATTCGTTTATAGGTCATTCTATATAGGTATCGGGATCCATGATTTAAAGGATGATGGTACATTGGGCCCTGAAAATTTGATACATGGCTTTCCAGAGGGATCTAAACTGAATTTTGTTACATGGTAACCTCCATCACCTGTTATCCTTTTCTTTATTTAGTATACTATGCTACATCAGCGTGCTGTTtctaattttgttattaattcaTTTCTGTGTTTTTGAAAAGGTCAACTGATGCCAAACATTTAGCTTTCAGCATTCGAGAAGACCAGGTAATATAATTACTATCATATCAACTTACTTTGTTGCGAGTTGAAGTTCTATTTGATAATCCTAAGTCCTAACCATTTGAAGAATTGAGTTGAACAGGAGGATGATGGTGATGGTAAGCTTAGAGTATGGGTTGCAGATGTGGAAACAGGAAAAGCTAGGCCCTTATTCCAGTCACAAGATGTGTTTCTCAATGCAGTTTACGAAAAGTATGAGGCATTTTGTGTAAAGGTGGTAATGGGGGCGAGTTTGGCTGGTTTGGGTGTACCGGGTCAAAACGGCTAGTCTTAAGTGTAGGTCAAAACAAATGGGGTTGGGTTGAACTGCAAACTTTATCTTCATACAATTTCTTTTCATAAGCTCATAAACTGTCATTGTGCTTATAAATtgttcaacttttttttataaagcaaTTTATGAAAAATCATGAACTTGAATTAACTTCAAATGACACTCACCTATATGATCTGTTCAATTTGACCATCAGAGATAGAATGTAACCCAAAACAGTCCATTTGAAGGTAAAAATGGGTTgatattgccacctctactttTTGGTGTgacatttaataatttaaaatcgATTCCGTCTTGCTTACTAATAATACATTGTTTCTGTTGACTTTCAGTTATGTGTGGGTAAATAGTTCGACTCTTTTAGTTTGTATAATCCCAGCCTCTCGAGGAAGCCCACCAAAGAAACCACTAGTCCCTTCCGGTCCTAAAATCCAATCGAATGAACAGAAAAGCATTGTTCAATCTCGTACCTACCAAGATTTACTCAAAGATGAATACGATGAAGATCTATTTGAATATTACGCCACCTCACAACTTGTTTTGGTTTCCCTAGATGGGACCATGAAGTTATTCGGTGAGCCAGCCATTTATACATCACTAGATCCTTCTCCTAACGATAAATACGTTTTAGTTAGTTCAATTCATAGACCATTCTCGTTTACCGTGCCATCTGGAAGATTCCCCAAAAAGGTTGATTTGTGGTCAGCGGATGGAAAGTTTATAAGGACACTATGTGATTTGCCTGTAGCCGAGGACATTCCAATTGCCTTTAATAGTGTTCGAAAAGGCATGCGCTCCTTAAACTGGAGAGCAGATAAGCCTTCAGAACTCTACTGGTATGTATACTTCAAGACTTATGTCTAAGTTAATAATGATTTGTGGTTTTGagaaatatatgatatatgctTTTATAGATGGTTGTGTAAGAAGTTTATCAAGATGTTGACATTGATAAGGCAAACTTACTACTAGAAGGATGTTTTATCTCACCATCTGTGTAACATTTAGCACTAGTGTTTGCACAAGAATCATGTGACCTAATATATGAATTTATGTTCTAGTGTATGTATTACGTTTGTTATTCTTTCTTGCTTAACTGTTTCAACGAAACGCAATTCTTACAAGTAATAATTGATTAAAGGGTGGAGACACAAGATGGAGGTgatgccaaagtagaagttTCTCCTCGTGACATAGTCTATACACAAGCTGCTGATGCCCCTGAAGGTGAAGAGCCGGAAATCTTCTTTAAGCTTGATCTTCGTTATGGGTAAGTATATAATCACACACAGGCTCAGAAGTAATGCTAGAAAATAAGTTATTGGGGATTTGGCAGCCCTTCTGAAAATAAATATCTGATTGTTTTATATCCAAGTCACAGATAATCAGATTCTAGTGTTTGGCTATagtgaaattgattttgattatCTGATTAATTTGGGGGAAATTTGCTCTTTTTTGGATAATCAGTTTTGATTAGTGCAACAAAACTATTTATAACTATCTGATATTCAGGGGTCGTTTTGCATATTAAAATTTCGGAATATTCCAAACACTCAAACAACAGATTATCCGATTAACACAACTTCAATTAGCTGAAGCACATCTGAACACCACCTTCTGTCTCCAACATTGTTACATGGCTATATGATTCTAAGTGTTCCGTATCAAACAATTACTTGCACTAATGTAGGAATCTTGCTTTTAACTGTTTGCAGAGGAATTAGCTGGGGTGATGACTCACTTGCACTAATATATGAATCTTGGTACAAAACACGACGTGTAAGAACCTGGTTGGTCTCCCCGGGGTCCAAAGGTACTTCACGCTTATTATTTGATCGATCGTCTGAAGATGTATACTCGGACCCTGGTTCTCCTATGTCACGGAGGACTCCTTCTGGGACCTATGTTATTGCCAAGTTTAAGAAGGAAGATAGTCAAGGCACATACCTTTTACTAAATGGAAGTGGTGCTACACCAGAGGGAAACATACCATTCCTCGATCTGTTTGACATGTAAGTGTTTGATTATATTGACAGCAACTGTAAAAATGCAATGTACTACTCACGTTTTACTTAGACCTGCAATTTAATTTTAACCATTTATTGCAacatacttttcttttcttaccaAAGTACGCAGTTTGTTTCATTAAATTGCTAGTATGTCATGTTAAATGGTTAAGGATGTATGTTGCATGTATCTGTAAAAAGTGAAGTGCACATTGCATTTTGTTGCAGTATTgccttatatatttttttgaagtaAAAGCATCTGACACAATTTATTTCAGAGACACGGGCGATAAGGAAAGAATATGGCAGAGCGACAAAGAGAAATATTTTGAGAGTGTTGTGGCTTTAATGTCTGACCAAACTCCAGGAGACTTGTATGTGAATGAGTTAAAGGTATTGACTTCCAAAGAGTCAAAGACTGAAAACACCCAATTTTTCATACAAAGATGGCCAGAAAGGAAAGCATGTCAAATCACAAACTTCCCGCATCCATACCCTCAATTAGCTTCTCTACAAAAGGAAATGGTGCGTTACAAGAGACGAGATGGAGTTCAACTCACTGCAACCTTATATCTTCCACCTGGCTATGATCCCTCACGGGATGGCCCGTTACCTTGTTTGGTTTGGTCTTATCCTGGAGAATTTAAGGATAAGGAAGCAGCTGGACAAGTTCGTGGTTCTCCTAATACGTTTGCAGGCATAGGTGCAACATCACCACTGCTTTGGTTGGCGAGGAGGTAtgcctgtttttttttttatttttattttttattaaaatggtTTCTTTATATTCAATATCTGGTTTTCTGTTGGGGTATGTTCAATTAATGATTCCCGTATGTTTTTGTAGATTTGCAATATTATCTGGGCCAACAATTCCAATCATTGGTGAGGGCAAGGAAGAAGCAAATGACAGGTATCCTTCTGAAGATTAAGATACAATACTTCAGTAGCTATGTGATTGTTTCTCACATTTCCTTGACTATTATGTGTAAATTTGTTGGTCACTAGTTATGTTGAACAACTCGTTGGGAGTGCAGAAGCTGCAGTGGAGGAAGTTATCCGTCGCGGGGTAAGTTCTCTTCTTTTCACCCCATTGGAGATTTAGGATTAGAGGCGCAATTAAAAAGGGAGCGtgttaaatgggtcaaaagctTCCAAAAGCTGTATTGTAGTGCACACAACCTTTTAAATTGCCATGttaaacaaatttaaattaCTATCACTGgaacaattttaatttttttttttttgtgttaattatataaaagaacAAATAAACTATAGAAGTCTTTAAAATGGACGAAAAGTGGGTGTGGACCAAATCTGAACGGCCTATTTCAGACTGCACTGTAAAATTTATTATGCAATTTGCCAACCCTTTGATCTGGCCACCTGCTCCTGGGGATCATCTGATGTGTCTGAATTAATTGATGCAATTTGCTGTTTATACTGAAGGTGGCTCATCCAGACAAAATAGCTATTGGAGGACATTCTTATGGAGCTTTTATGACTGCAAATCTTTTGGCACATGCTCCTCATCTTTTCTCTTGTGGAATTGCTCGCTCAGGAGCTTATAATCGAACACTCACACCTTTTGGGTTTCAGgtatgattttgattttctgaAAGAAAACCAGTCAATCAATGCACTTATCTGGAAAATTTGGAGTGATGTATCTATGGGTTTGCTATTGTTAAACCAGAATGAGGACAGAACACTCTGGGAAGCTACTGATACTTATATCAAAATGAGTCCTTTCATGGCTGCAAATAAGATTAAGAAGCCCATCTTGCTTATCCATGGAGAAGAAGACAATAATTCAGGAACGTTGACGATGCAGGTGAGATCTAGCACCTTATCCCTTTAAGTTTGTCTGCATTTCgaaaatacatatatctatctTTTTGTTACGAATCGGACTCTGAGCTATGCTCTCTTGTTTTCGTGTAACTCGTGTATTTGTGGATGCAGTCGGATCGTTTCTTTAATGCTTTAAAAGGCCATGGGGCCCTCACTCGGTTAGTTGTGCTACCGTTTGAAAGCCATGGTTATTCGTCACGGGAGAGCATAATGCATGTCCTTTGGGAGACAGATAGGTGGCTGCAGAaattttgtgtgtcaaactCTTCTGAGGCCAACACAGAAGATGTTGTGTCTAAAGCTGATGAAAGTAGAGTAACCGAAGTGTCTGAGAACAAAGCTGTTGCTTCTGGTGGTGGTGCAGTTGCTGAGCAAGAAGACTTTGGAGTTGATGGTCTTCATTTTAGTACAAGATCATCCCTTTggtaat
Coding sequences within:
- the LOC122590962 gene encoding probable glutamyl endopeptidase, chloroplastic produces the protein MRLHKVYHRFSLLSLTTSPSNSHFLLHHPPPSYFHYSPPFLHSKRCRISSSSDKKPPYIKSMSASRLHNLVPINAIASEDAVAAASINGSSLSPEYSDDELNTGYRLPPSEIRDIVDAPPTPALSFSPQKDKILFLKRRSLPPLSELAKPEDKLAGIRIDGKSNARSRMSFYIGIGIHDLKDDGTLGPENLIHGFPEGSKLNFVTWSTDAKHLAFSIREDQEDDGDGKLRVWVADVETGKARPLFQSQDVFLNAVYENYVWVNSSTLLVCIIPASRGSPPKKPLVPSGPKIQSNEQKSIVQSRTYQDLLKDEYDEDLFEYYATSQLVLVSLDGTMKLFGEPAIYTSLDPSPNDKYVLVSSIHRPFSFTVPSGRFPKKVDLWSADGKFIRTLCDLPVAEDIPIAFNSVRKGMRSLNWRADKPSELYWVETQDGGDAKVEVSPRDIVYTQAADAPEGEEPEIFFKLDLRYGGISWGDDSLALIYESWYKTRRVRTWLVSPGSKGTSRLLFDRSSEDVYSDPGSPMSRRTPSGTYVIAKFKKEDSQGTYLLLNGSGATPEGNIPFLDLFDIDTGDKERIWQSDKEKYFESVVALMSDQTPGDLYVNELKVLTSKESKTENTQFFIQRWPERKACQITNFPHPYPQLASLQKEMVRYKRRDGVQLTATLYLPPGYDPSRDGPLPCLVWSYPGEFKDKEAAGQVRGSPNTFAGIGATSPLLWLARRFAILSGPTIPIIGEGKEEANDSYVEQLVGSAEAAVEEVIRRGVAHPDKIAIGGHSYGAFMTANLLAHAPHLFSCGIARSGAYNRTLTPFGFQNEDRTLWEATDTYIKMSPFMAANKIKKPILLIHGEEDNNSGTLTMQSDRFFNALKGHGALTRLVVLPFESHGYSSRESIMHVLWETDRWLQKFCVSNSSEANTEDVVSKADESRVTEVSENKAVASGGGAVAEQEDFGVDGLHFSTRSSL